In Blastopirellula sp. J2-11, a single genomic region encodes these proteins:
- a CDS encoding DUF6268 family outer membrane beta-barrel protein gives MNRRIIVLLAVCACSGQGIAVAQTYDWPAESHYQPPPASPSDHVRYFDVAPEDVPPTEYVPWAQSYQAPSPYQEAAYTLPADPQTEFFEEEMRFVEDEAKQPVKKKGFGGKQRDPLKTYAFWAPEQNLSRQNGDITMSGFLASLTLPISMQEGRIWAATFNYDQLDINSDAILPDSGVPLPDRFYQINFGVTHFRELANGWQAGGMMSVGTATNEPFDDINDMTLSAVAFLNIPWHDGRDSWNFSLFYSPTGQIQFPLPGLAYVWRPNEQLEMNIGVPFSLKYRPTERRTFSFTYTPLTNVNLLVEQELGAKVVVYGGYSVNNKIYLLSGRADNADRLYFFDQRLTIGLRRELCWGFSADLSGAYLFDREIFQAQGFSSDRMDQIGIDSGALLSLSIGWSR, from the coding sequence ATGAATCGACGGATCATCGTATTGCTAGCGGTCTGCGCCTGCAGCGGTCAGGGGATCGCCGTTGCGCAGACGTACGATTGGCCGGCAGAATCTCACTATCAACCGCCTCCGGCGTCTCCATCCGACCACGTTCGCTATTTTGACGTCGCACCGGAGGATGTTCCGCCGACCGAATACGTCCCTTGGGCTCAGTCGTATCAAGCTCCATCGCCGTATCAAGAAGCCGCCTATACGCTACCGGCCGATCCGCAAACCGAATTCTTTGAAGAAGAAATGCGCTTTGTCGAAGACGAAGCGAAGCAGCCGGTGAAAAAGAAGGGGTTCGGTGGGAAGCAACGCGACCCATTGAAGACATACGCCTTCTGGGCGCCAGAGCAAAATCTGAGCCGCCAAAATGGCGACATCACGATGAGCGGTTTTCTCGCGTCGTTGACGTTGCCGATCTCGATGCAGGAAGGACGGATCTGGGCGGCGACGTTCAATTACGATCAACTGGATATCAACTCTGACGCAATCTTGCCAGACTCAGGCGTGCCGCTCCCCGATCGCTTTTATCAAATCAACTTTGGCGTCACCCACTTTCGCGAACTTGCCAACGGTTGGCAGGCCGGCGGCATGATGAGCGTCGGCACGGCGACCAACGAGCCGTTCGATGACATTAACGACATGACCCTGTCAGCGGTCGCCTTTTTAAACATCCCTTGGCACGATGGGCGCGACTCTTGGAACTTCAGCTTGTTCTATTCGCCGACCGGCCAGATTCAATTTCCGTTGCCGGGCCTCGCCTATGTTTGGCGACCGAATGAACAGTTGGAAATGAACATCGGCGTGCCGTTCTCGCTGAAGTATCGCCCGACCGAACGACGCACGTTTTCGTTCACTTACACGCCGTTGACCAACGTCAACCTGTTGGTGGAGCAAGAGCTGGGAGCGAAGGTTGTCGTCTACGGCGGTTACTCGGTCAACAACAAGATCTATCTTCTCTCAGGCCGAGCCGACAACGCAGATCGGCTTTACTTTTTTGATCAGCGCCTGACCATCGGACTGCGGCGCGAACTGTGCTGGGGCTTTTCGGCCGATCTCTCCGGCGCGTATCTGTTTGATCGCGAAATCTTTCAAGCCCAGGGCTTTTCCAGCGATCGAATGGACCAAATCGGCATCGATTCCGGCGCGCTGTTGTCGCTGTCGATTGGCTGGAGCCGATAA
- a CDS encoding sialate O-acetylesterase has translation MTRFRFVPALLLLVLTATAATPAAAEVRLPGFFGDHMVLQRQMPLPVWGWADADQSVTVTLGENKATTKADEQGRWKVELPAMEAGGGPLQLTVTAGDNSVTLKDILLGEVWLCSGQSNMEWTVGSSTNAAAEIAAANYPHIRQIKFSHLTSVAPQDDVKGTWLVCSPQTVAGFTACGYFMARTLNQELDVPIGLINSSWGGTRIEPWTAPVGFAGVEELQSLSQTVQRRTPGTSEHTELTKRHMANVERWLADAKIKAAAGQPVPLSPTAPDDLQPHTGAGDPTAIYNAMIHPLIGLPFRGAIWYQGESNHGEGMLYAHKMEALIEGWRKLWNMGDFPFLYVQIAPYQYGEEKPEVLAEFWEAQSAALAVPNTGMVVINDVATLNDIHPPKKQEVGLRLANLALRDTYGRKEIVADGPTFKELKQEKGALRVVFDNVADGLQSRDDQPLTGFEIIGVESGWVKADARIEGDAVVLTSKEIDQPVAMRFAWHKLAEPNLINSAGLPTSAFRAGEVPKPDALPKVGAAKGYQLIYDLDLSKLAGSVKYDVDNSRQSIAFERIGYLLELQTSSGERQAAFVSMEAFTDDLTKIGVPTFASGATFQQPVKSLTIWVSGADVTAGADLDEGNIEFWPNNYATQNAAKVPGASDTLYDIGDAKYEPVDGYGSMQVHNTAAKQTVFAINHWNAGSGADIGIGNSTGEHRDWTFSRNATQYMHKRLRVLVLPTK, from the coding sequence ATGACTCGATTCCGATTTGTACCGGCGCTATTGCTGTTGGTGCTGACCGCAACAGCGGCGACTCCTGCCGCCGCCGAAGTTCGCTTGCCTGGCTTCTTTGGCGACCACATGGTGCTGCAACGTCAGATGCCGCTTCCCGTTTGGGGCTGGGCCGATGCTGATCAGTCGGTGACCGTCACGCTTGGTGAAAACAAAGCGACCACGAAGGCCGATGAACAAGGGCGCTGGAAGGTAGAACTTCCTGCGATGGAAGCAGGCGGAGGTCCGCTGCAATTGACGGTGACTGCCGGCGACAACTCGGTGACGTTGAAAGATATTCTACTGGGCGAAGTCTGGCTTTGCTCAGGGCAATCGAACATGGAATGGACCGTCGGTTCGTCGACCAACGCGGCCGCTGAGATCGCCGCCGCCAACTATCCCCATATTCGCCAGATCAAGTTCAGTCATCTCACCTCGGTCGCTCCGCAAGATGACGTGAAGGGAACCTGGCTGGTCTGTTCGCCGCAAACGGTCGCCGGTTTTACGGCGTGCGGTTATTTCATGGCGCGGACATTGAACCAAGAGCTGGACGTGCCGATTGGCCTGATCAACTCTTCCTGGGGCGGCACGCGGATCGAACCTTGGACGGCGCCGGTGGGTTTTGCTGGCGTGGAAGAACTGCAGAGTTTGTCGCAAACCGTCCAGCGACGTACGCCAGGCACGTCAGAACATACGGAGTTGACCAAACGGCACATGGCCAACGTCGAAAGGTGGCTAGCGGACGCCAAGATCAAAGCGGCGGCCGGTCAACCGGTTCCCCTAAGCCCGACGGCGCCCGATGATTTGCAGCCGCACACCGGCGCCGGTGATCCGACGGCGATTTACAACGCGATGATTCATCCCCTGATCGGTTTACCCTTCCGCGGCGCTATTTGGTACCAAGGCGAATCGAATCACGGCGAAGGGATGCTTTACGCGCACAAGATGGAAGCGCTGATCGAAGGTTGGCGCAAACTTTGGAACATGGGCGACTTCCCGTTCCTCTACGTGCAAATCGCGCCGTATCAATATGGCGAAGAAAAGCCGGAAGTCTTGGCCGAATTTTGGGAAGCCCAATCGGCGGCGCTGGCAGTTCCGAACACCGGTATGGTGGTCATCAACGACGTCGCGACGCTTAACGACATTCACCCGCCGAAGAAGCAAGAAGTAGGGCTTCGCTTGGCGAATCTCGCGCTGCGAGATACCTACGGCCGCAAAGAGATCGTCGCCGATGGCCCGACCTTCAAAGAGTTAAAGCAAGAGAAGGGCGCACTGCGCGTCGTTTTTGACAACGTCGCCGACGGACTCCAGTCGCGTGATGATCAGCCGTTGACCGGTTTTGAGATCATCGGCGTCGAGAGCGGTTGGGTGAAGGCCGACGCCAGGATCGAGGGCGATGCGGTGGTGCTCACGTCGAAAGAAATCGATCAGCCGGTCGCGATGCGATTCGCCTGGCACAAGCTGGCCGAACCGAATTTGATCAACAGCGCCGGTCTGCCGACTTCCGCGTTTCGCGCTGGCGAAGTTCCGAAGCCTGACGCGCTGCCGAAAGTTGGCGCCGCGAAGGGGTACCAGTTGATTTACGACTTGGACCTGTCGAAACTCGCCGGCAGCGTGAAGTACGATGTTGACAACAGCCGCCAGTCGATCGCTTTTGAGCGGATTGGTTATCTGTTGGAATTGCAAACCTCAAGCGGCGAGCGCCAAGCGGCGTTCGTCTCGATGGAAGCGTTCACCGACGATTTGACCAAAATCGGCGTCCCGACTTTCGCCAGCGGCGCGACCTTTCAACAGCCGGTAAAGTCGCTGACCATTTGGGTCAGCGGCGCTGATGTGACGGCCGGCGCCGATCTGGATGAGGGCAACATTGAATTCTGGCCTAACAATTACGCGACGCAAAACGCCGCGAAGGTTCCCGGTGCTTCCGACACTCTCTATGACATCGGCGACGCGAAATATGAACCGGTTGACGGGTACGGCAGCATGCAGGTGCACAACACGGCCGCCAAGCAAACGGTCTTCGCGATCAATCATTGGAACGCCGGCAGCGGCGCCGACATCGGCATCGGCAACAGCACCGGTGAACATCGCGACTGGACTTTTAGTCGCAACGCTACGCAGTACATGCACAAGCGTCTGAGGGTCTTGGTTTTGCCGACAAAGTAG
- a CDS encoding PilZ domain-containing protein — translation MTKPSQLECFELLEEFANEAAQTLDVEASLDELLGEDFDDIEVMRERRRSPRHPFQTTQMYAEYDGENMPPTARFRHATFHDISSTGISFVLPNKPTHARFILAIGIAPFRFFEAELVHVREMEYEGRMTYQLGCRLVRRITPHKPS, via the coding sequence ATGACCAAGCCCTCTCAACTTGAATGCTTCGAACTACTCGAGGAGTTTGCCAATGAGGCGGCGCAAACTCTCGACGTAGAAGCTTCATTGGATGAGTTGCTGGGCGAGGACTTTGATGACATCGAGGTGATGCGCGAACGCCGCCGCAGCCCGCGGCATCCGTTCCAGACGACTCAGATGTACGCCGAATATGATGGCGAAAATATGCCGCCGACGGCACGATTTCGTCATGCGACGTTTCACGACATCTCGTCCACCGGCATTTCGTTCGTGTTGCCCAACAAGCCGACGCACGCTCGATTTATCCTGGCGATCGGCATCGCGCCGTTTCGGTTTTTCGAGGCCGAACTAGTGCATGTGCGCGAAATGGAGTATGAAGGACGAATGACCTATCAGCTTGGTTGCCGATTGGTTCGCCGCATTACTCCGCACAAGCCGAGCTAA
- a CDS encoding DUF1559 domain-containing protein, with translation MKRQRTVNGFTLVELLVVIAIIGVLIALLLPAVQQAREAARRLQCRNNKKQIGLALHNYHDTHGVFPSGNLTLETNYPPKSSSDPAGTMAPWTVLILPYLEQGNLHSQFDFTTPFSSHINQTVANSSAQNTPNPAFQCPSFPRSEGDLLKNNYFGVMGGINVNGDPPRHELSGSVNYRVFDNGLLFQNSKIGFRDVVDGTTNTFIVGETIYQITSWSPPPTGHGWAQGARTDSGSAGYLNNVAGTENPINRESDLVDAGWHVHAIWQSTFSSDHPGGCHFLLADGSVPFISENINLSIYQQAGVRDDGSPLGSVTQ, from the coding sequence ATGAAACGTCAGCGTACTGTCAACGGTTTCACGCTGGTGGAGCTACTTGTAGTAATCGCCATTATCGGCGTTCTGATCGCACTTTTACTGCCTGCGGTGCAACAGGCGAGAGAAGCGGCTCGGCGGCTTCAATGTCGTAACAACAAAAAGCAAATTGGCCTGGCCTTGCACAACTATCACGACACCCATGGCGTCTTCCCTTCTGGGAACCTGACCTTGGAAACGAACTATCCGCCTAAATCGTCCTCGGACCCCGCAGGCACCATGGCGCCCTGGACGGTGCTCATTCTGCCATATCTCGAACAAGGCAATCTGCATAGCCAATTTGATTTTACGACGCCGTTTTCTTCGCATATCAATCAGACGGTCGCCAATTCGTCTGCGCAGAACACGCCTAATCCGGCGTTTCAATGTCCCAGTTTTCCCCGTTCGGAAGGGGATTTGTTGAAGAACAATTATTTCGGCGTGATGGGAGGAATCAACGTTAACGGAGATCCGCCGCGTCACGAACTGAGCGGCAGCGTCAACTATCGAGTATTTGACAATGGACTCTTATTTCAGAATTCGAAGATCGGCTTCCGAGATGTCGTCGACGGAACCACGAACACGTTTATTGTCGGAGAAACGATCTATCAAATCACATCGTGGAGTCCTCCACCAACAGGGCACGGTTGGGCGCAAGGAGCACGGACCGATAGCGGCAGCGCTGGCTATCTCAACAATGTGGCCGGTACCGAGAACCCGATCAACCGTGAGTCTGACCTGGTTGACGCCGGTTGGCACGTTCACGCCATCTGGCAGTCAACCTTTAGCAGCGATCATCCCGGTGGATGTCACTTTCTGCTCGCGGACGGATCAGTCCCCTTCATCAGTGAGAATATCAATCTCTCCATTTACCAACAGGCAGGCGTCCGTGATGACGGTTCTCCCCTTGGTAGCGTGACTCAGTAA
- a CDS encoding class I SAM-dependent methyltransferase: MDKEAIDSVKALFEQWELYDAVIQHDYMQHETLATAIVEYAQQRKVTGRALDLGCGDSYLASMSLGKLPLTEYVGVDLSESALSRAEQRWATSPINGTLAQSDFATFLPQQMEASFDIVLGSYSIHHFSQDRKQWLLEQISRVLKPTGCFVWSDVVRTEEETYAQSVERLATRMRTEWDQLSSRQLDLAIEHIRAADFPETREWMIATAETAGLQLDVPLMEKPHFSAFAFVLRG, translated from the coding sequence ATGGATAAAGAAGCGATCGACTCGGTCAAGGCGCTGTTTGAACAGTGGGAACTGTACGACGCCGTCATTCAGCATGACTACATGCAGCACGAAACGTTGGCGACCGCGATCGTCGAATATGCGCAACAGCGAAAAGTTACTGGCCGAGCGCTCGATCTCGGGTGCGGCGATAGTTACTTGGCCTCGATGTCGTTGGGGAAACTGCCGCTGACCGAGTATGTGGGAGTCGACTTGTCCGAATCGGCGCTCTCTCGCGCTGAACAGCGTTGGGCGACCAGCCCGATCAACGGCACGCTGGCGCAAAGCGATTTTGCGACGTTCCTACCGCAACAAATGGAAGCGTCGTTTGACATCGTCCTGGGAAGCTATTCGATTCACCACTTTTCGCAAGACCGCAAGCAGTGGCTGCTCGAGCAGATTAGCCGCGTCTTGAAACCGACCGGCTGCTTTGTCTGGTCCGACGTGGTCCGCACTGAGGAAGAGACCTACGCTCAAAGCGTCGAACGGTTGGCGACCCGAATGCGAACCGAGTGGGATCAACTATCGTCTCGGCAGTTGGATCTCGCGATTGAGCATATTCGGGCTGCGGATTTTCCGGAGACGCGTGAGTGGATGATTGCTACCGCAGAAACCGCCGGCTTGCAGCTAGACGTTCCGTTGATGGAAAAGCCTCATTTCTCGGCATTTGCCTTTGTTCTACGCGGATAA
- a CDS encoding serine hydrolase domain-containing protein, with product MQRRLLLLLLTLVSLFLSGIALAQEKIVSKTALPRSTPEAEGVSSKGIQKFIATADKQVNSMHSFILVRHGKVVAEAYWAPEAADKPHVLWSLSKSFTSTAVGLAVADGKLSVDDHVLKFFPDLAPEDPSENLQAMRVRDLLTMNAGHQAELNWRETPHWAKAFLEHPVPHKPGTHFRYNTPATYMLSAIVQKVTGETVLDYLTPRLFTPLGIETPVWDKSPQEVSIGGYGLYLHTEDIAKFGQLYLQRGKWNGKQILPAEWVDQATSKQVPNGDNPDSDWNQGYGFQFWRCRHNAYRGDGKDGQFCIVMPELDAVVAITANSGDMQAELNVVWDQLLPALHAEALPADVKGLAELQATIAGLKATR from the coding sequence ATGCAACGACGACTGCTTCTCCTCCTGCTGACGCTGGTTTCTCTCTTCCTGTCAGGCATCGCGCTCGCTCAGGAAAAGATCGTTTCGAAGACCGCGTTGCCGCGCAGCACGCCAGAGGCCGAAGGGGTCTCGTCGAAAGGGATCCAAAAATTCATCGCAACGGCCGACAAACAGGTCAACTCGATGCACAGCTTCATCCTGGTCCGGCATGGCAAAGTGGTCGCCGAAGCGTATTGGGCTCCAGAGGCGGCCGACAAACCGCATGTCTTGTGGTCGCTCAGTAAAAGCTTTACTTCGACCGCCGTGGGCTTGGCGGTCGCCGATGGTAAGTTGAGCGTGGACGATCACGTTTTGAAATTCTTCCCCGATCTGGCGCCGGAAGATCCCTCTGAAAATTTACAGGCGATGCGCGTGCGCGATCTGCTAACGATGAACGCCGGTCATCAAGCCGAACTGAACTGGCGCGAAACTCCTCACTGGGCGAAAGCGTTCCTTGAACATCCCGTTCCCCATAAGCCGGGCACGCACTTTCGATACAACACGCCGGCGACTTACATGTTGTCCGCGATCGTGCAAAAAGTGACCGGCGAGACCGTCTTGGATTATTTGACGCCGCGGCTGTTTACGCCGCTGGGGATCGAAACGCCGGTTTGGGACAAGAGCCCGCAGGAGGTTTCGATCGGCGGGTATGGTCTTTATCTGCACACCGAAGACATCGCCAAGTTCGGGCAGTTGTACTTGCAGCGCGGCAAGTGGAACGGCAAGCAGATCTTGCCGGCCGAATGGGTCGATCAGGCGACTTCCAAACAGGTTCCCAACGGCGACAATCCCGATAGCGATTGGAACCAAGGTTACGGTTTCCAGTTCTGGCGCTGCCGTCACAACGCATATCGCGGCGACGGCAAAGATGGGCAGTTTTGCATCGTCATGCCGGAGTTGGACGCCGTGGTGGCGATCACCGCCAACTCGGGAGACATGCAGGCCGAACTGAACGTCGTCTGGGATCAGCTGTTGCCTGCACTGCATGCCGAAGCGCTGCCGGCAGACGTGAAAGGGCTCGCCGAGTTGCAAGCGACCATCGCCGGCCTGAAAGCGACGCGATGA
- a CDS encoding DUF3500 domain-containing protein, translating to MTMDRFSSVDRRQFLKTAGAGAALAATTPGLLLGEETKPATDAKAPESLVKHLYDTMNEKQKKELCLPWDHTDSRGLLRTRVQNNWHITKPVINSDYFTSDQKHLIRKIFEGIVSEEWIERFDRQLKDDAGGFGNDQNIAIFGAPGEDKYELVMTGRHMTVRCDGDSAEHVAFGGPIFYGHAAKGFNEKPEHPNNVFWHQAVAANNVYKMLDGKQQAQALLKTAPFEEDVKFQGPEGKFLGIKVADLSSDQKEGVQQVLQTLIAPYRQTDRDEVVACLKKNGGLDECRLAFFKEGDIGDDKVWDIWRLEGPTFVWHYRGSPHVHCWVNVADSPDVATNTA from the coding sequence ATGACCATGGATCGCTTTTCATCCGTCGACCGCCGTCAGTTTTTGAAAACCGCCGGAGCCGGCGCCGCTTTGGCCGCGACAACTCCAGGTCTGCTGTTGGGGGAAGAAACGAAACCGGCGACCGACGCGAAAGCTCCGGAATCCTTGGTCAAGCATTTATATGACACGATGAATGAGAAGCAGAAGAAAGAGCTCTGCCTGCCGTGGGACCATACCGATTCGCGCGGACTGCTGCGAACTCGCGTGCAAAACAACTGGCACATCACCAAGCCGGTTATCAATAGCGACTATTTCACCAGCGATCAAAAACATCTAATCCGCAAGATCTTTGAAGGAATAGTTTCTGAAGAATGGATCGAACGTTTTGATCGTCAACTGAAAGATGACGCCGGCGGTTTTGGCAATGATCAAAACATCGCGATCTTTGGCGCACCCGGCGAAGATAAATATGAGTTGGTCATGACCGGCCGACACATGACGGTTCGCTGCGACGGTGATTCGGCCGAACATGTCGCCTTCGGCGGCCCCATCTTCTATGGGCATGCGGCCAAAGGCTTCAACGAAAAGCCGGAACATCCCAACAACGTCTTTTGGCATCAGGCAGTCGCCGCGAACAACGTCTACAAAATGCTGGATGGCAAACAGCAAGCTCAAGCGTTATTAAAAACGGCCCCATTTGAAGAAGACGTGAAGTTCCAAGGCCCCGAGGGCAAGTTTTTAGGAATCAAAGTCGCCGATCTCTCCAGCGATCAAAAAGAAGGGGTCCAACAGGTTCTGCAAACGCTGATCGCGCCTTATCGCCAGACGGATCGCGACGAAGTGGTCGCCTGCTTGAAAAAGAATGGCGGACTAGACGAATGTCGACTCGCCTTCTTTAAAGAAGGCGATATCGGCGACGACAAGGTCTGGGACATCTGGCGCCTGGAAGGGCCGACCTTCGTTTGGCACTATCGGGGAAGCCCCCATGTGCATTGCTGGGTGAACGTGGCCGACTCGCCGGATGTGGCCACAAATACTGCTTAA
- a CDS encoding SGNH/GDSL hydrolase family protein has translation MVTLVSRSLILLLVAGLAAPLFAETKTAKRDPYEPIEDVAGLPRVLLLGDSISIGYTLQVRDNLKGIANVHRPPTNCSSTKQGLEHIDQWLGDGKWDVIHFNWGLHDLKHVKGESSAIADIRDPLSHMQVPVDQYMVNLEKLVTRLEETGATLIWRNTTPVPAEGSSGRIPGYAAKYNNAALLVLKNHPDVIVDDLWSFVKPNQDMWKTKNGNVHFNAAANEALGKHVAEVIQKALPKK, from the coding sequence ATGGTTACGCTAGTTTCCCGATCGCTCATCTTGTTGCTCGTCGCCGGTCTAGCCGCGCCGTTGTTTGCCGAAACGAAAACAGCCAAACGGGATCCCTATGAACCGATCGAAGATGTCGCTGGTTTGCCGCGCGTGTTGTTGCTCGGCGATTCGATCTCGATCGGTTATACGTTGCAGGTGCGTGATAATCTGAAAGGGATCGCCAACGTTCATCGCCCCCCGACCAACTGTTCTTCAACCAAGCAAGGGCTAGAGCATATCGACCAGTGGCTGGGAGACGGCAAGTGGGATGTGATTCATTTCAACTGGGGACTGCACGATTTGAAGCATGTGAAAGGGGAGAGCTCAGCAATCGCCGACATCCGCGACCCGCTCTCCCACATGCAAGTGCCGGTCGATCAATACATGGTGAACCTCGAGAAGCTGGTCACCCGACTTGAGGAAACGGGCGCAACCCTGATCTGGCGCAATACCACGCCGGTGCCGGCAGAAGGCTCCAGCGGCCGCATCCCTGGCTACGCCGCCAAGTACAACAACGCCGCGTTGTTGGTGTTGAAGAATCACCCCGACGTGATCGTCGACGACTTATGGAGCTTCGTAAAGCCAAACCAGGATATGTGGAAGACGAAAAATGGAAACGTCCACTTCAATGCGGCGGCGAATGAAGCGCTTGGCAAGCATGTGGCCGAAGTGATTCAGAAGGCGCTGCCGAAGAAGTAA
- a CDS encoding SUKH-4 family immunity protein has product MAEIDLSGLSALSVEERIQLAQAIWKTIPPDPATRSHDQLPGTAVDTWRVPGLDVESWISFFGADQLTYLHPSDDQLRADVQGFLQTFGLPHTIQFVGAQDFEISFAPLTSPIVGYNSLIGWGIFFDSELDTRLGEQLVIGQEDSIAGVASLCVERTTGVVSRLDITVAPPQTLVNSSVLQLGQSLQAVVEWSQEREQFRTIPADFTSQLEQRLRAIDRAAFAAAENYWPNLLATTNLRNSVWRVTSQQGSTQ; this is encoded by the coding sequence ATGGCGGAAATCGATCTCTCGGGCCTTTCAGCTCTCTCTGTCGAAGAACGCATCCAACTGGCCCAAGCAATCTGGAAAACGATTCCTCCTGATCCGGCGACAAGATCGCACGATCAGCTCCCAGGAACCGCCGTCGATACGTGGCGCGTTCCGGGGCTTGATGTGGAGTCATGGATTTCGTTCTTTGGCGCCGATCAGCTGACCTACTTGCATCCGTCCGACGATCAATTGCGGGCCGATGTGCAAGGCTTTCTACAAACATTCGGGCTCCCCCACACCATTCAATTTGTCGGCGCCCAAGACTTTGAAATCTCGTTCGCACCGCTCACCAGTCCGATCGTCGGCTACAACTCGCTGATCGGCTGGGGCATCTTTTTCGATTCCGAGCTCGATACTCGCTTGGGCGAACAATTAGTGATCGGCCAGGAAGATTCGATAGCAGGAGTCGCGTCGTTGTGCGTCGAACGGACTACCGGCGTCGTCAGCCGATTGGACATTACCGTCGCTCCTCCGCAAACGTTGGTGAACTCGAGCGTTTTGCAATTGGGTCAATCGCTGCAAGCGGTCGTCGAGTGGTCGCAAGAGCGAGAACAGTTCCGCACGATTCCTGCCGACTTTACGTCGCAATTGGAACAACGCCTGCGCGCCATCGATCGCGCCGCTTTCGCCGCTGCGGAGAATTATTGGCCGAACCTGCTTGCGACAACCAACCTTCGAAACAGCGTCTGGCGCGTTACTAGTCAACAGGGTTCGACGCAGTAG
- a CDS encoding argininosuccinate synthase, translated as MPSCVLAYSGGLDTSVILGWLQDEGYEVHAVYVDLGQPCEDRQAILEKAKTCGAKTSRIVDGQEEMCRDFAFPIAQWQAKYESIYLLGTSIARPLISKICLQVAREVGADAYVHGATGKGNDQCRFQLAAEALDPSVKIIAPWRMEKFRTLFPGRNAMIKYCEEKNIPVKASMAKPYSSDENCLHISYEAGNLEDLMVNGVEAVDFGMTVSPQEAPDQVENVKITFEKGVPVTVNGEKCSPLEVVLKLNEIGGRNGVGRIDMVENRFVGMKSRGVYESPGMTVLYDALLVLEQLTVDRDLIHLRDQLAPVVAEMVYYGFWYAPKMDALLAFGKEAMKHVTGEVSLNLYKGNIMVDGRSSKNSLYDEGIATMEGGGSYDQTDAEGFLRIQGLPSRVQGRVTPRAY; from the coding sequence ATGCCTAGCTGCGTACTTGCCTACTCGGGCGGTTTGGACACTTCGGTCATCCTGGGATGGCTGCAAGACGAAGGTTATGAAGTACACGCGGTTTACGTCGATCTGGGGCAACCCTGTGAAGACCGCCAAGCGATTCTGGAAAAGGCGAAGACCTGCGGCGCCAAGACGTCTCGCATCGTCGATGGCCAAGAAGAGATGTGCCGCGATTTCGCGTTCCCCATCGCCCAGTGGCAAGCCAAGTACGAGTCGATTTACCTGCTGGGCACGTCGATCGCGCGACCGCTGATCTCGAAAATTTGTCTGCAGGTCGCTCGCGAAGTGGGCGCCGACGCCTACGTGCATGGCGCGACCGGCAAAGGCAACGACCAGTGCCGTTTCCAACTTGCGGCCGAAGCGCTTGACCCGTCGGTCAAAATCATCGCTCCCTGGCGCATGGAAAAGTTCCGCACGCTCTTCCCGGGCCGCAATGCGATGATCAAGTATTGCGAAGAGAAAAACATCCCGGTCAAAGCGTCGATGGCCAAGCCGTACAGTTCCGACGAAAACTGCCTGCATATCAGCTACGAAGCCGGCAACCTCGAAGACCTGATGGTCAACGGCGTCGAAGCGGTCGACTTCGGCATGACCGTCTCTCCGCAGGAAGCGCCCGACCAGGTCGAGAACGTGAAGATCACCTTCGAGAAAGGGGTTCCGGTCACGGTCAACGGCGAGAAATGTTCGCCGCTGGAAGTCGTGCTGAAGCTGAACGAGATCGGCGGTCGTAACGGCGTCGGTCGTATCGACATGGTCGAAAACCGCTTCGTCGGCATGAAGAGCCGCGGCGTGTACGAATCGCCAGGTATGACGGTTTTGTACGACGCACTGCTGGTGCTGGAGCAACTGACCGTCGATCGCGACTTGATTCACCTGCGTGATCAGTTGGCCCCGGTCGTCGCCGAGATGGTTTACTACGGCTTCTGGTACGCTCCGAAGATGGACGCGTTGCTCGCCTTCGGCAAAGAGGCGATGAAGCATGTCACCGGCGAAGTAAGCTTGAACTTGTACAAGGGAAACATCATGGTCGATGGCCGCTCGAGCAAGAACAGCCTGTACGACGAAGGGATCGCAACCATGGAAGGGGGCGGCTCGTACGATCAGACCGACGCCGAAGGCTTCCTGCGCATCCAAGGTTTGCCGTCACGCGTGCAAGGACGTGTGACGCCGCGAGCTTACTAG